One Gordonia zhaorongruii DNA segment encodes these proteins:
- a CDS encoding DoxX family protein, translating into MSLLGFAGRALTGIPFVVLGYDAATSPGMRVDIAAPLLDDVRSVVPIPTDNDTVVRANGAVQAAGGALIAVGIAPRIAAGAVLASLVPTTLAGHAFWNHEDEGMRKQQQVQFIKNAALAGGLVSIIAAGRK; encoded by the coding sequence ATGAGTCTGCTCGGTTTCGCCGGTCGTGCACTGACCGGAATCCCGTTCGTCGTTCTCGGTTACGACGCCGCCACCTCGCCCGGCATGCGGGTGGACATCGCCGCGCCGTTGCTCGACGACGTCCGTTCGGTCGTCCCGATTCCGACGGACAACGACACCGTCGTCCGTGCGAACGGAGCGGTCCAGGCAGCGGGCGGTGCACTGATCGCCGTCGGGATCGCCCCGCGGATCGCAGCGGGCGCCGTGCTCGCCTCGCTGGTTCCGACGACGCTCGCCGGCCACGCGTTCTGGAATCACGAGGACGAGGGGATGCGCAAACAGCAGCAGGTGCAGTTCATCAAGAACGCGGCGCTCGCGGGCGGTCTCGTCTCGATCATCGCTGCCGGCCGCAAGTAG
- a CDS encoding S-(hydroxymethyl)mycothiol dehydrogenase — MSEVVKGVISRTKNAPTELVDIVIPDPGSHDVVVKVQTCGVCHTDLAYASGGINDEYPFLLGHEAAGVVESVGDSVSHVEVGDFVVLNWRAVCGECRACKRGRPWYCFDTHNASVPMTLEDGTELTPALGIGAFAEKTLVHEGQCTKVDSSADPAVVCLLGCGVMAGLGAAMNTGGVARGDSVAVIGCGGVGDAAIAGARLAGATTIIAVDRDAGKLDWATDLGATHTIDGSTTEDVAEAVRALTDGNGADVVIDAVGRPETYETAFYARDLAGVVVLVGVPTPDMRIELPLLDFFSQGGALKSSWYGDCLPERDFPMLVDLHLQGRLPLEKFVTERIGIDGINGAFESMEAGRVLRSVVEL, encoded by the coding sequence TTGTCCGAGGTCGTCAAGGGAGTCATCTCCCGAACCAAGAACGCACCGACCGAGCTCGTCGACATCGTCATCCCCGATCCGGGGTCGCACGACGTCGTCGTCAAGGTGCAGACGTGCGGCGTCTGCCACACCGATCTCGCGTATGCGAGTGGAGGAATCAACGACGAGTACCCGTTCCTCCTCGGGCACGAGGCGGCCGGAGTCGTCGAATCGGTGGGTGACTCCGTCAGTCACGTCGAGGTGGGCGATTTCGTCGTGCTCAACTGGCGGGCCGTGTGCGGCGAGTGCCGGGCATGCAAGCGCGGTCGGCCCTGGTACTGCTTCGACACCCACAACGCGAGCGTGCCGATGACACTCGAGGACGGCACCGAACTGACGCCCGCCCTGGGGATCGGCGCGTTCGCGGAGAAGACGCTCGTTCACGAGGGGCAGTGCACCAAGGTCGACTCGTCGGCCGATCCGGCGGTGGTCTGCCTCCTCGGCTGCGGGGTGATGGCCGGACTCGGTGCGGCGATGAACACCGGCGGTGTCGCGCGCGGTGACTCGGTAGCCGTGATCGGGTGCGGCGGCGTCGGCGATGCGGCGATCGCCGGTGCGCGACTCGCCGGCGCGACGACGATCATCGCAGTCGACCGCGATGCCGGGAAGCTCGATTGGGCCACCGATCTGGGGGCCACCCACACCATCGACGGCTCCACGACCGAGGACGTCGCCGAGGCGGTTCGCGCGCTCACCGACGGTAACGGGGCCGATGTCGTCATCGACGCGGTCGGCCGTCCCGAGACGTACGAGACCGCTTTCTACGCACGCGATCTCGCAGGCGTCGTGGTCCTGGTCGGGGTGCCGACGCCGGATATGCGAATCGAACTCCCGCTGCTCGACTTCTTCAGCCAGGGCGGGGCACTCAAATCGTCGTGGTACGGCGACTGTCTGCCGGAGCGGGACTTCCCGATGCTCGTGGATCTGCACCTGCAGGGCCGCCTCCCGCTGGAGAAGTTCGTGACCGAACGGATCGGAATCGACGGGATCAACGGCGCGTTCGAATCGATGGAAGCGGGCCGCGTGCTTCGATCGGTGGTGGAGCTGTGA
- a CDS encoding catalase: MSDEKYTTSDSGAPVGSDEHSLTVGAGGPIVLHDHYLVEQMAQFNRERIAERQPHAKGSGAFGTFETTADVSAYTCASLFQPGVKTEMVARFSTVAGERGSPDTWRDPRGFALKFYTDEGIYDMVGNNTPVFFIKDPMKFQHFIRSQKRRADNNLRDNDMQWDFWTLSPETAHQVTWLMGDRGIPRTWRHMNGYSSHTYLWVNSSGEKHWVKYHFISDQGVECLTQDEADQLAGADGDHHTRDLFESIAKGDNPSWTLKVQLMPFDDAKTYRFNPFDLTKVWPHADYPLHEVGKMTLHTNPTDNHAQIEQAAFEPNNVVPGIGFSPDRMLLGRVFAYSDAHRARLGANYKQIPVNQPRNEVHSYSKDGPMRMNPVTDPVYAPNSKGGPAATYPGQAEPQWAADGEIVRTANVEHAEDDDFGQAGTLVREVLDDAARERLVGNVSGHLLGGVSEPVLARAFEYWRNVDADLGAKIEDRVRKG; this comes from the coding sequence ATGTCCGACGAGAAGTACACGACCTCCGATTCCGGCGCACCCGTTGGCAGCGATGAGCATTCGCTGACCGTCGGCGCGGGCGGCCCCATCGTTCTGCACGACCATTACCTGGTCGAGCAGATGGCCCAGTTCAACCGCGAGCGCATCGCCGAGCGTCAGCCCCACGCCAAGGGAAGCGGTGCATTCGGCACCTTCGAGACGACCGCCGACGTGTCCGCGTACACCTGCGCGTCGCTGTTCCAGCCCGGCGTGAAGACCGAGATGGTGGCCCGGTTCTCCACCGTCGCCGGTGAGCGCGGAAGCCCCGACACCTGGCGCGACCCCCGCGGTTTCGCGCTCAAGTTCTACACCGACGAGGGCATCTACGACATGGTCGGCAACAACACGCCGGTCTTCTTCATCAAGGACCCGATGAAGTTCCAGCACTTCATCCGTTCGCAGAAGCGTCGCGCCGACAACAACCTCCGCGACAACGACATGCAGTGGGATTTCTGGACGCTCTCACCGGAGACCGCGCACCAGGTCACGTGGTTGATGGGCGATCGCGGCATCCCGCGCACCTGGCGGCACATGAACGGCTACAGCTCCCACACCTACCTCTGGGTCAACTCCAGCGGCGAGAAGCACTGGGTGAAGTACCACTTCATCTCCGACCAGGGCGTCGAGTGCCTCACGCAGGACGAGGCCGATCAGCTCGCGGGTGCGGACGGCGATCATCACACACGCGACCTGTTCGAATCGATCGCGAAGGGCGACAACCCGAGCTGGACGCTCAAGGTGCAGCTCATGCCGTTCGACGACGCGAAGACGTACCGGTTCAACCCGTTCGATCTGACGAAGGTCTGGCCGCACGCCGATTACCCCCTCCACGAGGTTGGCAAGATGACGCTGCACACCAACCCGACCGACAACCACGCGCAGATCGAGCAGGCCGCATTCGAGCCGAACAACGTGGTCCCCGGCATCGGTTTCAGCCCGGATCGCATGCTTCTCGGCCGCGTGTTCGCCTACTCGGACGCGCACCGCGCACGGCTGGGCGCGAACTACAAGCAGATCCCGGTGAATCAGCCGCGCAACGAGGTGCACAGCTATTCCAAGGACGGGCCGATGCGCATGAATCCGGTCACCGACCCGGTGTACGCACCGAACTCGAAGGGCGGACCGGCTGCCACCTACCCGGGGCAGGCCGAACCGCAGTGGGCCGCGGACGGCGAGATCGTCCGCACCGCGAACGTCGAGCACGCCGAGGACGACGACTTCGGTCAGGCGGGCACCCTCGTGCGCGAGGTCCTGGACGATGCAGCGCGTGAGCGCCTCGTCGGCAACGTCTCCGGGCATCTGCTCGGCGGGGTGAGCGAGCCGGTGCTGGCCCGTGCGTTCGAGTACTGGCGCAACGTCGACGCTGATCTGGGCGCCAAGATCGAGGATCGGGTGCGCAAGGGCTAG
- a CDS encoding MBL fold metallo-hydrolase, with product MTLRIDRVVTSGTFSLDGGTWDVDNNVWVIGDDAEAVIIDAAHDAAPILEAVGGRRVVAIVLTHAHNDHVGVAPELAEATGAPMLLHAADEMLWEQTHPGVGHGDLTDGQVIEVGGDQLEVINTPGHSPGSCVIWARGERVLFSGDTLFQGGPGATGRSFSSFDDIIASIRDRILVLDDETRVLTGHGDETTVGAEAGDLDEWIRRGN from the coding sequence GTGACGTTGCGCATCGATCGAGTCGTCACGTCCGGGACCTTCTCGCTGGACGGCGGAACCTGGGACGTCGATAACAACGTGTGGGTGATCGGCGACGACGCGGAAGCCGTCATCATCGACGCCGCCCACGACGCCGCTCCGATCCTCGAGGCGGTCGGTGGCCGTCGTGTGGTGGCGATCGTGCTGACGCACGCCCACAACGACCACGTCGGCGTCGCTCCGGAACTCGCCGAGGCGACCGGCGCACCCATGCTGCTGCACGCGGCCGACGAGATGCTCTGGGAGCAGACGCATCCCGGGGTCGGGCACGGAGACCTGACCGACGGGCAGGTCATCGAGGTGGGCGGTGACCAGCTCGAGGTGATCAACACCCCGGGACACTCGCCAGGTTCGTGCGTCATCTGGGCGCGGGGCGAACGCGTCCTGTTCAGCGGCGACACCCTGTTCCAAGGCGGGCCGGGTGCGACCGGTCGTTCGTTCTCGAGCTTCGACGACATCATCGCGTCGATCCGTGATCGGATCCTCGTGCTCGACGACGAGACCCGCGTGCTGACCGGGCACGGTGACGAGACCACCGTCGGCGCGGAGGCCGGCGACCTCGATGAGTGGATTCGTCGAGGTAACTGA
- a CDS encoding alpha/beta hydrolase has protein sequence MEPEVQNQRHGSRRARAFNNYAVAASRPMIAAVGRGAQLSPRLLTLTRPGVNRGIVAMSPAPRGTRITTVRERASDGQVRGEWTHESPMLGGAIPDPLTGRKIIYYIHGSGYVVCSARTHRGLVARLARSAGMGAFSIDYRLGPEYQWPLGGDDAIRGYRWLLSRGFDGSQIIIAGDSAGGHLALDVLAANHRDGLPQPSGMVLFSPLYDPSFQLAVDLEAGGVRDPIIDARAARTFLRFYTGDADPADPRMRVQVTSDMALPPTLIQVGAREVMADDARAIDRNLREAGGTSTLQEWPDQGHVFQMFPYFTPEARKAVHEAARFITER, from the coding sequence GTGGAACCGGAAGTCCAGAATCAGCGACACGGGTCGCGCCGTGCGCGCGCGTTCAACAACTACGCGGTGGCCGCATCGCGGCCGATGATCGCCGCGGTCGGCCGCGGCGCGCAGCTCTCGCCTCGACTGCTCACCCTCACGCGACCGGGCGTCAACAGAGGCATCGTCGCCATGTCCCCCGCGCCTCGCGGCACTCGGATCACCACGGTGCGAGAGCGCGCCTCCGACGGCCAGGTCCGCGGCGAGTGGACCCACGAGAGCCCGATGCTCGGCGGCGCGATCCCCGACCCGCTCACGGGTCGCAAGATCATCTACTACATCCACGGAAGCGGCTACGTGGTCTGCTCGGCGCGTACGCACCGCGGTCTCGTCGCGCGGTTGGCGCGCAGCGCGGGCATGGGAGCGTTCTCCATCGACTACCGTCTCGGCCCCGAGTACCAGTGGCCGCTCGGCGGCGACGACGCGATCCGTGGGTACCGCTGGCTGTTGAGCCGAGGATTCGACGGCTCGCAGATCATCATCGCGGGCGACTCGGCCGGCGGGCACCTCGCACTCGACGTCCTGGCCGCCAACCACCGCGACGGGTTGCCTCAGCCGTCGGGGATGGTGCTGTTCTCCCCGTTGTACGACCCGTCGTTCCAGCTCGCCGTCGATCTGGAGGCGGGTGGCGTCCGCGATCCGATCATCGACGCCCGGGCCGCTCGAACCTTTCTCCGCTTCTACACCGGCGACGCCGATCCCGCCGATCCGCGGATGCGCGTGCAGGTGACGTCCGACATGGCACTGCCCCCGACGCTCATCCAAGTCGGTGCCCGCGAGGTCATGGCGGACGACGCACGAGCCATCGACCGCAACCTCCGCGAGGCCGGCGGCACGTCGACCCTGCAGGAGTGGCCCGACCAGGGGCACGTGTTCCAGATGTTCCCGTACTTCACCCCGGAGGCCCGCAAGGCGGTGCACGAGGCCGCCCGATTCATCACCGAGCGCTGA
- a CDS encoding YccF domain-containing protein: protein MRILLNVLWLVLCGFWMALGYVVAGVICCILIITIPFGIASFRMANYALWPFGRTVIRRADAGGASAIGNIIWFVFAGLWLAIGHIGTGIALCITIIGIPLGVASFKMVPISLLPLGREIVPLDDHGYVRQAY, encoded by the coding sequence ATGCGAATTCTGCTGAACGTCCTCTGGCTGGTGCTCTGCGGCTTCTGGATGGCGCTGGGCTATGTGGTCGCGGGCGTCATCTGCTGCATCCTGATCATCACGATCCCGTTCGGAATCGCGTCGTTCCGCATGGCGAACTACGCGCTGTGGCCGTTCGGTCGCACGGTGATCCGCCGAGCCGACGCGGGTGGTGCATCGGCAATCGGCAACATCATCTGGTTCGTCTTCGCGGGACTGTGGCTGGCGATCGGGCACATCGGCACCGGCATCGCGCTGTGCATCACGATCATCGGAATCCCGCTGGGCGTGGCGAGCTTCAAGATGGTGCCGATCTCGCTCCTGCCGCTGGGCCGGGAGATCGTGCCCCTCGACGATCACGGGTACGTACGACAGGCGTACTGA
- a CDS encoding fatty acyl-CoA synthetase, whose translation MDARVNTIDSLLRRSAARSPTALAVRFADREWTYAELDDAVTRAAARLVGLELEPGSRIAAFGVNSDAYLIGFLATVRAGLVHVPINFALRAGELTYLLEDSGASVIMADPALRPTLDEVATDLPVIDLRDGDDSLLTSACTGPIPDLDIDVAPADLAQLLYTSGTTSAPKGAMMTHQALVHEYVSSIIGLDFTADDAPLIAMPLYHSAGMHVFALPYLSIGAAVSLMEKPDVPEILRSIETHRIGSLFLAPTVWVPLAGSPDLDERDLSSLKKAQYGASIMPVTVLNRLRERYPDIGFYNCFGQSEIGPLATILRPEEHADRPASCGRPAFFVETRIVDADGNDVPPGESGEVCYRSPQLCSGYWNKPDATDAAFSGGWFHSGDLVTSDEQGYITVVDRIKDVINTGGVLVASREVEDAIYLHDDVAEVAVIGTPDDKWIEAVTAVVVRKDGRTVSDAELITFVKDRIAPFKVPKAVHFVDELPRNQSGKLLKRELRTGL comes from the coding sequence GTGGATGCACGTGTGAACACCATCGATTCCCTTCTCCGCCGCAGCGCCGCGCGCTCGCCGACCGCTCTCGCGGTGCGTTTCGCCGACCGTGAGTGGACCTACGCCGAACTCGATGATGCGGTGACCCGCGCCGCGGCCCGCCTCGTCGGCCTCGAGCTGGAACCGGGATCGCGGATCGCCGCCTTCGGCGTCAACTCCGACGCCTACCTGATCGGATTCCTGGCCACCGTGCGGGCCGGACTCGTCCACGTCCCGATCAACTTCGCACTGCGCGCCGGCGAGTTGACCTACCTCCTGGAGGACTCGGGCGCGTCGGTGATCATGGCCGACCCGGCACTGCGCCCGACCCTCGACGAGGTTGCGACTGACCTGCCCGTCATCGATCTCCGCGACGGCGACGACAGCCTGCTGACCTCGGCGTGCACCGGACCCATTCCCGATCTCGACATCGACGTCGCACCCGCTGATCTCGCGCAGCTCCTCTACACGTCGGGCACCACGTCGGCGCCCAAGGGCGCGATGATGACGCATCAGGCCCTGGTCCACGAGTACGTCTCCTCGATCATCGGGCTCGACTTCACCGCGGACGACGCACCCCTCATCGCGATGCCGCTGTACCACTCGGCCGGCATGCACGTCTTCGCGCTCCCGTACCTGTCGATCGGCGCGGCCGTCTCGCTGATGGAGAAACCCGACGTCCCCGAGATCCTGCGATCCATCGAGACGCACCGCATCGGGTCGCTGTTCCTCGCCCCCACCGTCTGGGTGCCGCTCGCCGGCAGTCCCGACCTCGACGAACGTGACCTCAGCTCGCTGAAGAAGGCGCAGTACGGCGCGTCGATCATGCCGGTGACCGTCCTCAATCGGCTGCGCGAGCGGTACCCGGACATCGGGTTCTACAACTGCTTCGGGCAATCCGAGATCGGGCCGCTCGCGACCATCCTGCGGCCGGAGGAGCACGCCGACCGTCCGGCGTCGTGCGGTCGACCGGCGTTCTTCGTCGAGACGCGCATCGTCGACGCCGACGGCAACGACGTCCCGCCAGGTGAATCCGGCGAGGTCTGCTACCGATCTCCGCAGCTGTGCTCGGGCTACTGGAACAAGCCCGATGCGACCGATGCGGCGTTCTCCGGCGGCTGGTTCCATTCGGGCGACCTGGTCACCAGTGACGAGCAGGGATACATCACGGTGGTCGACCGCATCAAGGACGTCATCAACACCGGCGGCGTGCTGGTCGCCTCACGCGAGGTGGAGGATGCGATCTACCTGCACGACGACGTCGCGGAGGTGGCGGTGATCGGCACACCTGATGACAAGTGGATCGAGGCGGTCACCGCGGTCGTCGTCCGCAAGGACGGTCGCACCGTGTCGGATGCCGAGCTGATCACCTTCGTCAAAGACCGGATCGCGCCGTTCAAGGTCCCGAAGGCCGTGCACTTCGTCGACGAACTGCCACGAAACCAGAGCGGAAAACTCCTCAAGCGCGAGCTGCGGACCGGTCTCTGA